The proteins below are encoded in one region of Lactuca sativa cultivar Salinas chromosome 3, Lsat_Salinas_v11, whole genome shotgun sequence:
- the LOC128132663 gene encoding ATP synthase protein MI25-like, which yields MRLSSTNMQARKMLFAAILSICASSSKKISIYNEEMIVARCFIGFIIFSRKSLGKTFKETLDGRIQAIQEESQQFLNPNEVVPPESNEQQRLLRISLRICGTVVESLPMARSAPKCEKTVQALLCRNLNVKSATLPNATSSRRIRLQDDLVTGFHFSVSERFVPGSTLKASIVELIREGLVVLRMVRVGAE from the coding sequence ATGAGATTGAGTTCCACGAATATGCAGGCTAGAAAGATGCTATTTGCTGCTATTCTATCTATTTGTGCATCAAGTTCGAAGAAGATCTCAATCTATAATGAAGAAATGATAGTAGCTCGTTGTTTTATAGGCTTTATCATATTCAGTCGGAAGAGTTTAGGTAAGACTTTCAAAGAGACTCTCGACGGGAGAATCCAGGCTATTCAGGAAGAATCACAGCAATTCCTCAATCCTAACGAAGTAGTTCCTCCGGAATCCAATGAACAACAACGATTACTTAGGATCAGCTTGCGAATTTGTGGCACCGTAGTAGAATCATTACCAATGGCACGCAGTGCGCCTAAGTGCGAAAAGACAGTGCAAGCTTTGTTATGCCGAAACCTAAATGTTAAGTCAGCAACACTTCCAAATGCCACTTCTTCCCGTCGCATCCGTCTTCAGGACGATCTAGTCACAGGTTTTCACTTCTCAGTGAGTGAAAGATTTGTCCCCGGGTCTACGTTGAAAGCTTCTATAGTAGAACTCATTCGGGAGGGCTTGGTGGTCTTAAGAATGGTTCGGGTGGGGGCTGAATAA